A genomic window from Pagrus major chromosome 23, Pma_NU_1.0 includes:
- the smdt1a gene encoding essential MCU regulator, mitochondrial has translation MASALGRLARLSALRHARTSRLSLSTGPGRTVTPSRSAVWTSSGAVLPKPKKTPFGLVRIALVVVPFLYVGTQISKNFAALLEEHDIFVPEDDDDDD, from the exons ATGGCGTCGGCCCTCGGTCGCCTGGCCAGGCTGTCAGCCCTCAGACATGCCCGCACCTCCCGGCTGAGTCTCTCCACCGGGCCGGGGAGGACCGTGACACCGAGCCGGTCAGCCGTGTGGACTTCATCCGGCGCCGTTCTGCCCAAACCCAAGAAG ACCCCCTTCGGCCTTGTCCGGATTGCTCTGGTAGTGGTGCCCTTCTTGTATGTGGGGACTCAGATCAGCAAGAACTTTGCTGCGCTGCTGGAGGAGCACGATATCTTCGTCCCCGAggatgatgacgatgacgacTGA